A genomic window from Silene latifolia isolate original U9 population chromosome Y, ASM4854445v1, whole genome shotgun sequence includes:
- the LOC141628299 gene encoding uncharacterized protein LOC141628299, translated as MSDNHKEWPENIPFALWGYRTSIRTATGATPYYLVYGMEVVQPVEIEVPSLRILLESQVPETDWAQARYDSLVILDECRLNALYHIQLYQKKTERAFNKKVKPRGMNEGDLFLNTSTINAIGIGCKQ; from the coding sequence ATGTCTGACAATCATAAGGAATGGCCTGAGAATATACCTTTCGCATTATGGGGGTATAGAACTTCGATTAGAACAGCAACGGGTGCAACCCCGTACTACTTAGTTTATGGGATGGAAGTAGTCCAACCTGTTGAAATAGAGGTGCCATCTCTAAGGATCCTACTGGAAAGCCAGGTTCCCGAAACAGATTGGGCTCAAGCAAGGTATGATTCACTAGTCATACTCGACGAGTGCCGTTTGAACGCATTATACCACATCCAACTCTACCAGAAAAAGACTGAGAGAGCTTTTAATAAGAAGGTGAAACCACGAGGGATGAACGAAGGAGACTTATTTCTCAACACTAGTACAATTAATGCAATTGGCATCGGTTGTAAACAATGA